One stretch of Merismopedia glauca CCAP 1448/3 DNA includes these proteins:
- a CDS encoding MgPME-cyclase complex family protein, with amino-acid sequence MQTYYYLLASQKFLLEEEPFEEVLRERTRNYHEREKEIDFWLVKHPAFLETSTMAAIKAKCPQPAVAIISTDKQFITWLKLRLEFVVTGEFVAPSADIPEPLASLSTV; translated from the coding sequence ATGCAGACTTACTATTACCTTTTAGCTAGTCAAAAATTCTTGTTGGAAGAAGAACCTTTTGAAGAAGTATTGCGAGAAAGAACTCGCAACTACCACGAACGAGAGAAAGAAATAGACTTTTGGTTAGTCAAACACCCTGCTTTTTTAGAAACATCTACAATGGCGGCGATTAAAGCCAAATGTCCGCAACCAGCAGTAGCAATTATCTCTACCGACAAACAGTTCATTACCTGGTTAAAATTACGCCTAGAGTTTGTGGTGACAGGAGAATTTGTTGCACCATCAGCAGATATTCCTGAACCTTTAGCTTCTTTAAGTACCGTTTAG